TCTCTTCTATAGAGGAATGCTGCGTCATTCGGGTTTTCACATGGCTAGACTCTCCAATATACGCTTGGCGACCATTCTCAAGAATATAAAGCATTGGCCAATTGTCCAAATACTCTTCATCACTATATTTATTATTTTTAAAATCACCCTCAATAATTTTAAACATAATTAATCCTTCTTTGCTTTACGTGGATCCTGAGGCTTTACAGCATCAGATGGTAAAAACCATCTATTTCCAACTAATTCAGCTCCTGGAACACGGCCTTCTTTACATAAAATAGCTACACGTCTTTGGCTTATTCCCCATTCCTTCGCTTTTTCAGATGATGGTACAAAATTCATATGTATCCTCCATAATAAATACGACACTACATCACTTTTAGTATATTCCTAACCGCGAATAGTTTCAATTAATTTTTATTCTGTTTGGCGAATAGTTTTCTATATGTTGACAGCATGAACCCGCAACTGTGCTTGAAGGCAATAGAAAAGGCCCCGATTATAGGTAATCCCTCTCAATCAGAGCCTTCGGTAGAACAGCCTAGCACAGCCGCCCCTGCTGTAAACATATTTATTTAGCTAATGCAATCCACCCCCACCATTCTTCTAATTCAGTTTGAACTAGCATAAATATTGTGACTGGTCACTTATCCAATATTACTAGTATGGGTTCTATCAATTTCACATAAAAATAACTGTGGAAAATCCAAAGACTTTCCACAGTTTTGTGTTTAGAACCGAACCTCCACACGCAGTTTCCTGCAGGTTTTCTACAATGCAACTGTTAAGAAATCATGCTTTCTGATGTTATTCACGTTAAACAAAAACTGATAACAAATAACGAATAACAAATATACCTTAACAATGAACACGAACCTCCTGGATCAACTATCAATCTCATGAAGCCTTGTACGGATATTTCATTTAGATGTCTACTTCAAACTGTACCGTTTGATTATATTTATCAAGTGCCATTTGCATTTCCATAATCGACTTAGACACAAGTTCATACTCGTTTTTAACTAGTTCCAAATCGTAATTAATGTATCTATACTCAGGAACCGAATTACGGGACATATAAGAACGTTGTTCTTCTCTGGATTTAGGCAATCGTTTACGCATTACGTCTAATACCGTTTTTCTTCTATTCAGCTGTGCCATCTTAATAAGAATGCTATCTATACTCATTGTTACATCACCTACTAGAACCTTTGCGTTTGCATTAGTTACATTAAGTTCATGCTTTATAATAGCAATCTTCTCATCTAGCGCAGCAATTGTCGTTGCGACCTCGACATAATCATAATCAGGAACAACTGGCTCCTCATTAATTGCCGCAACATATGTGCAGGCCTCTTCCTCCTTGTTCAGCCAGAAAGCCTTATCCTCTTCCAAACTCTTAAGCATTTTATTTGCATATGCTGATGTCATTGTTTGCATATCTTTTCTCCTCTCTACTTTTCCTGATTTCTCCTGTTCTGATATCAGCATAAAGCCTTCCGCTAAGTTTGTCACTGTACTAATAGTTTAAAGGAAAATCCCCATAAACGAACAATATCCCCGTCAATGACGAGGATATCTTCTATGCTGGTGTGCAGTAATCTGCTTAAGATTACAAAATTGTCTAAGCTCGGTAATGATCTACCTGAAATCCATTTGTAGACTGCTTGTGGATTTTCAAATCCCATAGCATTCTGCACGTCTTTCACGGTATAACCGTTTTCCACGAGCAGTTTCTTAATCTGTCTTCCTGTTTCTTTTTGCAGGACCTGCAAATACATTGGTTCCATCTCTTTGTACCTCCGTAATTTTCTTCCATCCCGAATCACAAGTTTACCTGTAGATGATTAGTATAACGGATTCTATTACTAATTGCATTAAACTTTTGGTTTAAGATTTACTAATAACTCAATCCCACAGGTCATAGAAATATTGTTTAAGCATATCTATAGCTTCATCCTTACACTTTCTTCTATATTCTTCCAAACGCTTTTCTTCTTCGCGATATTTATCGGAAATCTCTTTATACTCAGGCAACTCATCCATAAAATGAATTGTTCCTCCGCCACTGCGCTTTCTATTTTCCTCTAATTCTTTCTCAGTTTGAAGTTTATTTCCAAATAATCCAAATCGTTCCGTAAATTCATCCATTGCTTTGGAATGCGCTTCATCAAATGGATTCTTTTTGTGAGCATGTATCTTTCTCCGCTTCTCGCCATAAAAATATCATTTTGTCTAGAATGCAATTCCACTCCTCATGGCAGGTATCATTTACAAGAATTCCATTTTCATTGTTATAGTTTTCTCCCAAATATCCTGGTGAACCCGTTCTTGTATCTTTCAGTGTTTGCAGCATATCCGGAATAAGCGTCTGAAGAAAAGAAAACATCTCCCAAACATCACAATCACAATAGCCCCTTGTAATACGCTGTTTACTCCACTTTACGCATTTAAAAAAATGTTTTATTTTTGCCAAGATTTTGCTTTTCTTTCCGAGACCTGACATAGCAAAATCATATTTATTCCATATATTCATTGGGTCTCTTACTTCATAGCTTTTGCTTCTTCTCATTCCAATCCATCACTTTCTATTTTTCAAAGCTTATTGATAATCTAGTTTTCTATGTAGAAACTCCTCTATATCCTCAAACATTATCTGAACCTTATCTCTTACCCTTGATGTATGATAATGCCCAGCATACCACCATTTGTAATCCAGCTTCTTTTCAATCTCTCCGAGCCACAGCTCTGTTGATTCATCCACTGTACTCTGATCAATCATTGAAAGAAACAAATCCACCGGTCGATAATCATACGGAACAGTATGTGATAGGACCACATCAACATTCCAGTCATTATTACTAAGTTGCTTTTCTACATACGCTTTTATCTCATCTGACGGTTGCTCATCTTCAAACCAATTGTAGCCTTTGCTTAACCTATAAAATTTATCAACACTATATGCCCCACCAATTACAATTGTTTTCATGCCCGCTATATCATATATTTCTCCATCCTTTGCAAAGAGAATATTGGGATATGCTTCTTCAACCCATACTTTTCCGCCATTCCACTCCTGCAGCTTGTATTCTACAATAGTTGTTGGTCTTCGCTCATGATTTCCATGAATACAGAATAACGTAATCGGTAGACTTGCTACTTTTTCTTTGTTCCTTCTGTCCCTGGAATCTCCATAATAATTTAGGCCCACATCACCTAATATAATCATGATATCTTCTTGGGAAGTCTCCATTCTTTCAC
Above is a window of Oscillospiraceae bacterium NTUH-002-81 DNA encoding:
- a CDS encoding helix-turn-helix transcriptional regulator codes for the protein MEPMYLQVLQKETGRQIKKLLVENGYTVKDVQNAMGFENPQAVYKWISGRSLPSLDNFVILSRLLHTSIEDILVIDGDIVRLWGFSFKLLVQ
- a CDS encoding DNA-binding protein; amino-acid sequence: MNFVPSSEKAKEWGISQRRVAILCKEGRVPGAELVGNRWFLPSDAVKPQDPRKAKKD
- a CDS encoding metallophosphoesterase → MIYITGDTHGDMNRIVRFCERMETSQEDIMIILGDVGLNYYGDSRDRRNKEKVASLPITLFCIHGNHERRPTTIVEYKLQEWNGGKVWVEEAYPNILFAKDGEIYDIAGMKTIVIGGAYSVDKFYRLSKGYNWFEDEQPSDEIKAYVEKQLSNNDWNVDVVLSHTVPYDYRPVDLFLSMIDQSTVDESTELWLGEIEKKLDYKWWYAGHYHTSRVRDKVQIMFEDIEEFLHRKLDYQ